Genomic window (Tolypothrix sp. NIES-4075):
TGATGGCTATATTTTAACGTGATGATATTGCTTTTGCAGAGGCGATCGCCTCCCACTGACATCTCAGTAAAATCGCTAGAATACACAACAAAAGCGATACAAAATGGCGACAGATGCCCAGGCGGAAAAAATTCAAGAAGTTCAAGCATCAATCACTAAAACCTTCAATCCATAAACGATTTAGCAAAGAAGTAGCACCAGGTAGGTTAGACAAACGAAACGCTTGCGGGAGTTTGAAGACTGGGTGAAAAAGTGGAATATTGTCATCACTTTTTGCGGAAAATTAAACCAAAATTAAATAAAGATTATCAAAAGCTTAATTCTCAAGAACAGGATTTACTTAAAAAACTCGCTTTACTAGAAAAAGCTGAAGCCGATTATGTCGAGTTACATGAACCAGAAAAACATGAATACTTTCAACCAGATTTAGAAGGCTACTACCGCGCACTACAACTGAGTGATACTTATGCTTTACAGGTAGATTGCTCTGTTAGCAATGATAATAAAGCCAAACCTATCAGCCGTTTGCAAGATATTAAAAAAAATATAGAATCCCGGATTGATAACCAGCAAGGAAAACTTGGTCAAACCTGGTATGTTTGGGGACAGTTGTCAAAAATTTATAACGAAGAATAAATTCAAGCGATCGCCCAAGAATGCTATAAACAAATAAACCCAAATTCTCAAACTAAAATAAACTTCAATATAATTACAAAAAGCGGCTAGAGAAGATTTCCAAAGAAAATAGCAACAATCAGCTAGAATTTATGCAAGACTTTAGCGAATTTATTGCTGAAAAATATCTCCAACAAGTAGAGACAGATTATATTAACCTCAGCCCAGGCTTGACCCTGCTGCAAAATTTAATTAGCACAATTCAAGGTACAATTGACATCTACCAAACAAAAAGCGATCGCCACCTAGAAGAATTCATCAGCATCGCAGGTGTGGGACTAGCAACCAGCCAAATAGGATCTGCCGTCATCCTAGCCGAAATACCCAAAAATCAAAATCCTCTGACTTACCAAATCCAAATCTTTGCCTTGAGTTTGTTTATAGGGTTGATTTTTGCCGCGCTAACGTATATATTGCTTCGCAGCCTTCGTCGCTAATAACTTCTTCCTTTGCGTCCTTCTCCTGTCGGAGAGGCTTCGCCAACGTGTCTTCGCGGTTCGATATTTTAACCATGTCTTCTCAACGCACAATTCAAAGTATATATACTGATGGCGCTTGCACCGGCAACCCAGGTCCAGGAGGTTGGGGTGTAGTCGTCTATTTTACCGATGGTTCAATTTATGAAATGGGCGATCGCTCTCCCCATACCACCAATAATAAAATGGAAATGCAAGCAGCGATCGCCGCTCTCAAATTCTTAGAAGAATCAGGACAAAAAGATCCCGTTCCCCTTTATACCGACAGCGAATATTTAATCAACTGCGTTACCAAATGGGTAAAAAGCTGGAAAAAGAAAGGCTGGAAAAAAGCAGATGGGAACCCCGTCCAAAATCAAGACCTTTTGGAACAACTAGATGAACTCAACAGTCGTAAAGTAAAATGGGAACACGTTCGCGGTCACTCTGGTAACATAGGTAACGAACGCTGTGATGTAATTGCTCGCGCCTACGCCAGTGGGAAAACCCCATCCCTCAAACAACTGGCTTCCACTCATTCTCACCAATCCTTAACGCAAACAAGCGAGATAAATGTAGCAAAAGTATCTGACTGTGATACAAATTCGACAATAATTAACAAAAGAAAACAAGAAATCAGTATTGCAACAGATACAACAATTATGGAGCCATCTACAGCCGCCGCAATCGAAGAAAAACCACCAGAGATGAGGGTGGCGCATCTCCGCAACTTAATCGAAACTCTGCACATCGCTGACGAAGTAGCCACAAAAGGCTACTTAATCACCAGTTCCGAACTAGCAGATTTAATGGATGTCCACGCCAGCGCTGTCACGAGTCGGGGAGATCAATGGCGCTGGCGTAACTGGATCGTCTCACGAGTACGACGAGAAGGCAATCAAATTCTCTGGGAACTAGAAAGAGGCGATCGCCTGGGGAGCGAAGATGAGGGGGGGATTGGGGGATAGGGAAAGGGGGGGATGGGGAGAAAGAAGAATTATTCTCCTTGTCTTCTTGTCTTCTTGTCCCCCACTCCCACGCCAGGTGCTACAACGGGGCAGCAGCTTTTCGGGGGAAGCTTAAGAGCGAAAACGTGCCTTGGGAAAATACGCAACGCACTGGCTCTTCCTCCCCCACTCCCCCACTCCTCACTCAGCACTATACTTCCGTCCTCGCCACTCGCGTGGAGTGCGAAATGCAGATAAGAAAATTCGCAGCACCGCTAGGGGATCGGCTAAAGGAGAAAGCCAGAATAACCAGCCGTATGTGGCAGTTTTGCGATCGTAAGAAGGTGCGATCGCCAATAATAAAGCAAAGCGAATCACCAGCAGAAACACATTCAAAACCAGTACAGACGCGATTAATCGCGTCTGTACAAAAATGGAGAGAAAGAGGTAAGTAAGGACTACAAAAATAGGTAAACCTTGGACTGCAAATAGCAACCATAAATCCCCCCACAACTGAGCGCGGGAAGATGCATCTTTCAAATCAAGACTTCTCCCCCATTCCTTCCACGTCTCCAGCGCTCCCTCATACATCCGCACCTTTAGCACCTTCGCACCATCCAAAAAGCCCACCTTAAAGCCTTGAGCGGCGATATTACGAGCTAAAGTCACATCATCACAAAAAGAACCCCCAGCACTGCTATAGCCATCCACAGCCGCTAAAACTCGGCGACGACACAAAAAGCATTGTCCATTCGCCATCACCCGTTCTGGCTGCTTGGTATTAACACCAGCCGGATCAAATCGGTAAAGCAAAGTCATCAACAAAGCCGGTTGTAACCAGCATTCCCCTGGATATTTCAGAATAAACTGAGGCGAAAGAGAAACCAAATCATATTTTTCAGCTTCTGCTGTCTTCACCAAACCAGCAATCAAACCGGGATCGGGCTGAGTATCAGCATCCATCCCCAAAAACCACTCACTTGCCTCTGAACTATGTAAAAAACCATTATGCAATGCCCAAGGACGCCCCACCCAACCAGGAGGTAAAGGATCATCCGTCATCAGGCGAAAACGAGGGTCTCGCTGCTGTGCCAATTTTACCAAGTCGGGAGTGCCATCTTGGGACTTACTATCTACAACAATAATTTCCCGAAGTTCGTAACTTTGTCGGCTTAAACATTCCAACAAAGGGCTAATGCGAAGAGCCTCATTTAGGGTGGGGACGACAACGCTGACACTACCTAAAAGCTCTGGTGTCGGTTGTTGGGGTTTAATAGGGGGATGGCGCCCCGGTCCTTTCAGCAGACGCGAGAGCAAAATCGCTGTTGCCGGTACTTGGATAAGTAGCAAAAATAGCGTTAAATAATTCAAAATTGGGGATTGGGGATTGGGGAATGGGTAATGGGTAATGGGTAATGGGTAATGGGGAATGGGTAATGGGGAATGGGGAGATGGGGGAAAGAAGAATTACTCCCCTTGTCCCCCTTGTCCCCCTTGTCCCCCTTGTCCCCCACTCCCGACTCCCCATCTTTCTACTTCAAAGCAACTTTGACTGGAGCGACTTGCATTTCTGTGTTTGTTTCAACGGCTGGTTGTGCGGGTGTATTTGCAGTTCTCCACCATAGAGACACAGCTGGAACTACACCACCGAAGAAGCCCAGCAAAACTGGAATCGCAAACCCAGATCCTAAGCTGAGTCCGGCAGCGAAGACAAAATTGCTTATATAAACAATTAAAGGAACGTTGAGTTGCGATCGCTCTAATTTAATCGACGCATTTCTCCACAATAGTGCTGCTACAGTCATGAATAAAGCACTTGTACCAAACCAACCTGCATAGTTTTGGTAAGGTGTCCCAAAGAAAGCTCCTGGTTTTTCCCAATACCAAAACGGAAAAGCGGTTTGACTCATACCTGGCTCTAAAGCGAAGTCCCAGCAGGTGAATAACAAAGCACCCACCGCTATAGCAGCAATGTGACGCACTATACTTGGTTTTTCTGCTACTTGCAAACCGGCTCTGGCGATTAAGTACGCCGAAAGACCAACATAAAACCAGGATATAGGAATTGTAAACGGTACTAACCCGGCAATTTTATAGCCCAACCCACTTAAGTAGCTATAATCACCAAATGGAAATCCTGTGCTAGTTCCCAGCAGTTCACTTCCTACAGAGATAAACACTGATGGCAGCATGAATGCTAACCAATTTCGCAATCCCAAAACTCGATACGCATAAATACTGACAGCTACTGTACCTAGTATAATATCAAATACACCGCCGTTAGCCATACTCGACTGCATCGCAGTCTCTCCAACAGTGCCTAAGTTCAAAATTACTTCGGCATTAGGTATGACCAATAGTATACCAAGCAGTCCAAAAACCTTCGATAAAATATGACCGATGAGGCATACGCGCTCAACAATAACAAGTTGTCTCATGATAATTCCCTAACAAGACGTGACACGCGGCTACTTCGCTGCTAACAGTTTACAAATGTTTAAGAACATATTTAACTAATTTAAGGGCTAATTAGGCGTAAACTTGTTTGTCTTTCTTTGACAGAGCATACGATCCTATTGGCTAAAGGGAAAATACACAAGATGTTAAACTTATAGTTTAAATCATTCAATTAAAAATTTATCAACAAAGAATTCAATCTTTCTAAAGTCAGAATTCAGGAGTTTTAAACCCCACCTCAAGACAGATAAATCCGTTTAGACATCGACAAGAGCCTATCGAGCGCAGCTAATTTTTCATTCATAAAATGAGCCATTTGTCAAGTAGCCCAAAAGCTTTGATTGCAGCAGAGCAGATAGTTGTGGAATAATGAGTTGATATGGTATTGGGAAATCAACCGATGTCAATGTATGAAAAGTTTTCTTTGGGTTTCCCTGACGTTAGTGGTTCTTGCCTACGGTAGCTTGGGCTGGTTGATATCGCAAGCACATTCACCTTGGTATGTTTGGTTGACGGTAGTCACAGCTATCTTGTTTTTGCTATCAGCCTTGACAACTCCCTGGTTGAAGATTGCAGACTATTCTATTATTTTCTTTAAATCGGATACTAGAACTTTCGCTTTTTCCGTTTTAGCTGCTTTCTTGTTCTTTCTGATGATTGCCTGGTTTCAAGTATTTCTTGATACCTTGTTAATCATTTCCGCAAACATATTATTAAGAATAGACCTTCAAAGGTCGGGTTTGGGAGAACGGCAAACTTTTTTTCTGACGAGTATCTTTTCTTTAGCAGGTTTAGCCTTGGGTGCAATCATGCAGATGGCATTTTCACATCATTTAACTACTCGTTTTCTTTGAAAATTGAAAATTGGGAATTGGGCAATGGGAATGTGAGAATAAAGTCAAATCTTTTTCTTATGCCCGATGCCCGATGCCCAATTGATTAGTAAATATTTATACTTTATTTTTAGATCTTAAATTACAAAATAATTTTTCTGATCTATGCCTTATAATACAATGTTTAAGTTGATAAACATGGAAGATAAGCGTGCACATTAGATACAAATTGGCTTGATTAGTTTCTGCTTTTTGTTATGAAAATATTATCGTAAAAAAGTATGCTCAAAAAGAGCAATATTTGCTACTTTTATTATTTAAAAGTTTATGCTTTTTATTACAACTTTAAAAAAAATTTACATGCAAAATAAAAAGAGAGAAAAATACTGATATTTGCGTTCGGAGACGAATAATGGTAGCGATCGCCGAAAATGCCCAAAAAAGGCTAACCATACAAACTGTAGAAATTGCCCCGGATACGACAGCGATTCGTTCTCTTGATTGGGACCGCGATCGCTTCGACATCGAATTCGGTTTGCAAAACGGTACAACCTACAACTCATATCTAATTCGCGGTGAGCAAACAGCTTTAGTTGATACTTCTCACCGTAAGTTTGAGCAACTGTATTTAGACACGCTCAAAGGTTTAATCAATCCCAAGGCAATTGATTATATCATAATCAGCCACACAGAGCCAGACCACAGCGGCTTGGTGGAAGAAGTTTTGCAATTAGCGCCCAGAGCAACCGTTTTAGGTTCAAAAATTGCCCTACAATTTCTTGAAGGCTTGGTACACGATCCTTTTTCCAAGCGAATTGTTAAAAGTGGCGATCGCATTGACTTAGGCAACGGACACGTCATAGAATTCGTGAGTGCGCCTAACTTGCACTGGCCCGACACAATATTTAGTTTCGATCGCAAAACCCAAACTCTCTTCACCTGTGATGCTTTTGGGATGCACTTTTGCGACGAGCGTACCTTTGACGAAGACTTAGAAGCAATAGAAGCTGACTTTCGATTTTACTACGATTGCTTGATGGGTCCCAACGCTCGCTCTTTGCTGAATGCAATGAAGAGAATGGGCGAACTTGGCAAAATCAACATTATCGCCAACGGTCACGGACCATTACTGCACCACAACCTTGATTTTCTCACAGAACGCTACCAAAGCTGGAGCCAAATTCAAGCAGAAGCGCAAACAACCGTAGCTTTATTTTACGTTTCAGATTACGGCTATAGCGATCGCCTCGCCATGTCAATTAATGAAGGAGTCCAAAAAACTGGGGTAGCCGTCGAAATGATGGATTTATCCAGTGCGGAAATCCAAGAAATTCAAGAACTGGCAGGTAGAGCAGCTGGTATAATTATCGGAATGCCGCCAACCGCAGCGGTTGCAGCACAAGCGGCAATTAATTCGCTTTTAGTTGTTGCTAACAACAAGCAAAAAGTCGGCTTATTTGAATCTTACGGTGGGGATGATGAACCGATTGATACCCTCCGGAGAAAATTCATCGATTTGAGTGTCAAAGAAGCCTTTCCCGCAATTAGAATTAAAGGTGAACCCACCGCAGCTACTTACCAATTGTGTGAAGAAGCGGGTACAGATTTGGGACAATTGTTAATGCGGGAACGCAACATCAAGCAGATTAAATCTCTTGATGTCAACATGGAAAAAGCCCTCGGACGCATCAGCAGCGGATTGTATATTCTCACTTCCAAAAAAGGTGATGTTACTAGTGCAATGCTGGCATCCTGGGTAGCACAAGCGAGTTTGCAACCATTAGGATTTACAATAGCCGTTGCCAAAGATAGAGCAATGGAATCATTGTTGCAAATAGGCGATCGCTTCGTCCTCAATGCCTTAGAAGAAGGAAATTATCAAGACCTGAAAAAGCACTTCCTCAAGCGTCTACCTCCCGGTGCTGACCGATTTGCCGGCGTGAAAACCCAAAGTGCGAAAAACGGTTCCCCCATTCTTACAGATGCTTTAGCATACATGGAATGTGAAGTTGTCAGCAGCATGGAATGCAGCGACCACTGGATTCTTTACTGCACTGTCGAAAACGGTCGCGTTTCCAAACCCGAAGGACTCACCGCAGTTCGTCACCGCAAAGTAGGTAATTACTACTAGGGACTAGGGACTGGGGACTGGGTAATGGGGAATGGGTAATGGGTAATGGGTAATGGGTAATGGGTAACAGGTAAAACGCACATCACTATTCCCAATTACCAATTCCCAATTACCAATTCCCAATTCCCAATTACCAATTCCCAATTTCCAATTCCCAATTCCCAATTCCCAATCTTCAAGCTATCTCACCCTTCACTCCACACCTATGAGCGATTCCAAACCCCGTGACGTTCAGATTTTACCGATCGCCACAAACACTACAGTAATGAGAGCGCGTAGCTGGTCGCGTCTGCGGTTTGAAATTGAGTATGCATTGGAAAGAGGTACAACTTCCAATTGCTATTTAATCGAAGGTGATAAAACTGCACTTGTTGACCCGCCGGCGGAAACCTTCACTGATATTTTTATCGAAGGGTTGCGGCATTCTTTCGACTTTAAAAAGTTGGATTATGTAATATTAGGTCACTTTAGTCCTAACCGTATCGCCACCTTCAAAGCGCTGCTAGAATTTGCACCGCAAATTACTTTTGTCTGTTCGTTACCAGCAGCTGGAGATTTGCGTACTACTTTCCCTGACCGAGATTTAAAAATCATCGTCATGCGCGGGAAAGAAACTTTAGATTTAGGTAAGGGTCATGTTTTAAAATTTGTTCCTACACCTAGTCCAAGATGGCCCGCCGGTCTTTGTACCTACGACCAACAAACGCAAATTCTCTACACAGATAAGTTATTTGCAACTCATATCTGTGGGGAGCAAGTTTTTGATGAAAACCGCGAAGCTTTAAAAGAAGACCAGCGGTATTATTATGACTGTTTGATGGCGCCTCATGCAACTCACGTACAAGCAGTTTTGGAGAAACTATCAGAACTGCAAGTGAGAATGATCGCAACCGGTCACGGACCTTTGGTGCGCTATGG
Coding sequences:
- the rnhA gene encoding ribonuclease HI, translating into MSSQRTIQSIYTDGACTGNPGPGGWGVVVYFTDGSIYEMGDRSPHTTNNKMEMQAAIAALKFLEESGQKDPVPLYTDSEYLINCVTKWVKSWKKKGWKKADGNPVQNQDLLEQLDELNSRKVKWEHVRGHSGNIGNERCDVIARAYASGKTPSLKQLASTHSHQSLTQTSEINVAKVSDCDTNSTIINKRKQEISIATDTTIMEPSTAAAIEEKPPEMRVAHLRNLIETLHIADEVATKGYLITSSELADLMDVHASAVTSRGDQWRWRNWIVSRVRREGNQILWELERGDRLGSEDEGGIGG
- the cruG gene encoding 2'-O-glycosyltransferase CruG; amino-acid sequence: MLNYLTLFLLLIQVPATAILLSRLLKGPGRHPPIKPQQPTPELLGSVSVVVPTLNEALRISPLLECLSRQSYELREIIVVDSKSQDGTPDLVKLAQQRDPRFRLMTDDPLPPGWVGRPWALHNGFLHSSEASEWFLGMDADTQPDPGLIAGLVKTAEAEKYDLVSLSPQFILKYPGECWLQPALLMTLLYRFDPAGVNTKQPERVMANGQCFLCRRRVLAAVDGYSSAGGSFCDDVTLARNIAAQGFKVGFLDGAKVLKVRMYEGALETWKEWGRSLDLKDASSRAQLWGDLWLLFAVQGLPIFVVLTYLFLSIFVQTRLIASVLVLNVFLLVIRFALLLAIAPSYDRKTATYGWLFWLSPLADPLAVLRIFLSAFRTPREWRGRKYSAE
- the cruF gene encoding gamma-carotene 1'-hydroxylase CruF gives rise to the protein MRQLVIVERVCLIGHILSKVFGLLGILLVIPNAEVILNLGTVGETAMQSSMANGGVFDIILGTVAVSIYAYRVLGLRNWLAFMLPSVFISVGSELLGTSTGFPFGDYSYLSGLGYKIAGLVPFTIPISWFYVGLSAYLIARAGLQVAEKPSIVRHIAAIAVGALLFTCWDFALEPGMSQTAFPFWYWEKPGAFFGTPYQNYAGWFGTSALFMTVAALLWRNASIKLERSQLNVPLIVYISNFVFAAGLSLGSGFAIPVLLGFFGGVVPAVSLWWRTANTPAQPAVETNTEMQVAPVKVALK
- a CDS encoding diflavin flavoprotein, coding for MVAIAENAQKRLTIQTVEIAPDTTAIRSLDWDRDRFDIEFGLQNGTTYNSYLIRGEQTALVDTSHRKFEQLYLDTLKGLINPKAIDYIIISHTEPDHSGLVEEVLQLAPRATVLGSKIALQFLEGLVHDPFSKRIVKSGDRIDLGNGHVIEFVSAPNLHWPDTIFSFDRKTQTLFTCDAFGMHFCDERTFDEDLEAIEADFRFYYDCLMGPNARSLLNAMKRMGELGKINIIANGHGPLLHHNLDFLTERYQSWSQIQAEAQTTVALFYVSDYGYSDRLAMSINEGVQKTGVAVEMMDLSSAEIQEIQELAGRAAGIIIGMPPTAAVAAQAAINSLLVVANNKQKVGLFESYGGDDEPIDTLRRKFIDLSVKEAFPAIRIKGEPTAATYQLCEEAGTDLGQLLMRERNIKQIKSLDVNMEKALGRISSGLYILTSKKGDVTSAMLASWVAQASLQPLGFTIAVAKDRAMESLLQIGDRFVLNALEEGNYQDLKKHFLKRLPPGADRFAGVKTQSAKNGSPILTDALAYMECEVVSSMECSDHWILYCTVENGRVSKPEGLTAVRHRKVGNYY